TCTGGTGACCATCACGCTGATCCGGGGACCTGTGCCGCCCGTGTGCCTGATTTGTGGATCAGCTGCAGATCACCCGGCCGGCCGGGCGGTCCTCGCCCCGCCGCGGGATCAGACCCGTTCTACAGGCCGGCCGAGATCTCCCGTTTGAGGATCTTGCCGCTGGGCCCCATCGGGAAGGCCTCGGTGAACTCGACCCGTCTCGGGTACTTGTAGCGGCCCAGCCGCTCCTGCGACCAGGCGATCAGCGTCGGGCCGTCGAGGTCGGCCCCTTCCGGCGAGCGGACGACCACAGCGCAGATCTCCTCGCCGTGCACCTCACTCGGATAGCCAACGACCGCCACCTGAGCGACCCCGGGGTGGCCGGCCAGAACCTCCTCGACCTCCCGCGGATAGACGTTGAACCCGCCGCGCAGGATCATGTCCTTCTTGCGATCGACGATCGAGAGGAACCCGTCCTCGTCCTTGACGCCCAGATCGCCGGTGCGGAACCAGCCATCCACGAGGACGGCTCGGGTGGCCTCGGGATTGCCCAGGTAGCCGGCGAAGATGTTGTGGCCCCGAATCACCACCTCACCCAGCTGACCGGCCGGCAGCAGTTCGATGCGTCCCTCCACCTCGGCCGCGGCGATCTCGGCGTCGACCCCCCAGATGGCGCGGCCCACGGTGCCCGGCTTCCGCCCGAACACCGGCTGGTTGAACGTGGCCACGGGCGAGGTCTCGGACAGTCCGTAGCCCTCGTAGATGTCGGCGTCGAACACTTCGGCGAACCGGTCGATGACGGCCACCGGGAGGCTCGCGCCGCCGGAGATCGCGATGCGCAGCTTCGGCCGGCGCGGATCGGTCCGTGCCGCTGCCAGCAAGCCGATGTACATGGTGGGCACTCCCATGAACACGTTCACGCCTTCCGCCTCGATCAGGTCCAGCGCCGCCGCACCGTCGAACCGGGGCAGCATGACGAGCGTGGCACCGGCGAAGAAGCCGGCGTTCATCGCGCAGGTCTGCCCGAACGAATGGAACAGCGGAAGGCATCCGAGAATGGTGTCCTCGCTGGTCAGGAAGATGACCGAGGCGGCAGAGACGATCGCGTTCATCGTCATGTTGAGTTGCGTCAGCACAGCACCCTTGGGGGCACCGGTGGT
This window of the Nakamurella panacisegetis genome carries:
- a CDS encoding long-chain-fatty-acid--CoA ligase, whose protein sequence is MSLTLASILAESAQRYPGADAVVMGQERVSYADLWEQARRYATVLADAGVGPGDRVALLMPNVPDFPRVYFAALALGAVVVPVHALLVAREITYVLQNSGAKVLVVGAPLLAEGGPAAAAAGIGLFSVMGGDGPRLDRLAATVAPVASYVEREAGDEAVILYTSGTTGAPKGAVLTQLNMTMNAIVSAASVIFLTSEDTILGCLPLFHSFGQTCAMNAGFFAGATLVMLPRFDGAAALDLIEAEGVNVFMGVPTMYIGLLAAARTDPRRPKLRIAISGGASLPVAVIDRFAEVFDADIYEGYGLSETSPVATFNQPVFGRKPGTVGRAIWGVDAEIAAAEVEGRIELLPAGQLGEVVIRGHNIFAGYLGNPEATRAVLVDGWFRTGDLGVKDEDGFLSIVDRKKDMILRGGFNVYPREVEEVLAGHPGVAQVAVVGYPSEVHGEEICAVVVRSPEGADLDGPTLIAWSQERLGRYKYPRRVEFTEAFPMGPSGKILKREISAGL